In the Raineyella fluvialis genome, CGGCGAGCGCGTGGTCAAGGCGGAGCAGATGCTGCGCGACATCCGGATCAATCGGATCTTCGAGGGATCCAGCGAGATCATGCACCTCTTCATCGCCCGGGAGGCGGTCGACGCCCATCTCAGCGTGGCGGGCGCGATCATCGATCCCGAGGCGACCCGGGAGGAGAAGCTACGGGCCGTCGGTCACGCCACGGGGTTCTACGCGGCCTGGTTGCCGACACTGGTCGCGGGCCCGGGAATGGTCGCCACGGCGTACTCCCGCTACGGGACGCTGGCCGGTCACGTCCGCTACGTCGAGCGGGCGACGCGTCGCCTGGCCCGTTCGATCTTCTACGGCATGGCGCGCTGGCAAGGGGGCATGGAGCACCGGCAGGCAGTGCTGGGGCGCATCGTCGACATCGGCGCCGACCTGTTCGCGATGGCGGCCTCCTGCGTCCGGGCGACAGCGGAGCGGGACGTACGACCCGAGGGGGTCGAGTTGGCGGACCTCTTCTGCCGGCAGGCCCGGGTCCGCGTCGACGCGCTCTTCACCGCCCTGTGGACGAACTCGGACGCCGACGATCGCGCGGCCGCGAAGAAGGTGCTGGCCGGGGAGTACCTGTTCCTCGAGGAGGGCATCCTCCAGCAGGCCGATGACCGGCCCTGGGTCACCACCTGGGAGCCGGGCCCGTCGACCAAGCCGGACCGGCGCCGCCGGCTCCCGCGCCCGAAAGCTCAGTCGAACTCGAAGGTCGGGTAGGAGCGTACGGCACCGCGTCGGGCGACCGTCCGGGTGGCTTGCCGTACGGCCACTGCCGTCGCCTCCTGGACGCCCATGCCGACGGCCAGACCAGCGGCCAGCACCCCCACGAACGCGTCACCCGCTCCGGCGGCATCGACCACGTGGGTCTGCGCGGCCATCACCACCTCCACCGGGCGGCGGGACGGTACGACGACGGCGCCCTCGGCGCCCATGCTGACCACGACCGAGCGTCCACGGCTCGCCAGTTCGACCGCCAGGTCCTCGATGTCACCGACGTCGTGGGTGACCGGGACCCCACACAGGGCGGCGGCCTCGTCCTCGTTCACCACCAGGACCGCGACCTCGGCGTACAGGGCCGGGTCGATCGGCACCACGGGTGCCGGGTTGTACACCAGCCGGCCGGGCCAGTCGCGGGCCAGCCGGATCGTCTCCTCGATGACGGCCGGGCCGACCTGCCCCTGCAGCAGCACGACGGCCGCGGTGGCGAGCCGGTCCGCCACGTCGCGGACCGCCTCCACATCGGTGAGGGCGTTCGCTTCCGGGACGACGACCGTACGCGGTCCGTCGGGGGCTACCACGCGATAGCTGTGACCGGTGCGTGCCTCTGGGTGGACCGCCAC is a window encoding:
- a CDS encoding ribokinase, coding for MTIETATRVDVVGGVSVETVLTVDHVPDRGEVVAAVPAAPGLGGRGANQAVAVARSGVEVRLVASIGDDLDGRQILAELAGFGVSTELVAVHPEARTGHSYRVVAPDGPRTVVVPEANALTDVEAVRDVADRLATAAVVLLQGQVGPAVIEETIRLARDWPGRLVYNPAPVVPIDPALYAEVAVLVVNEDEAAALCGVPVTHDVGDIEDLAVELASRGRSVVVSMGAEGAVVVPSRRPVEVVMAAQTHVVDAAGAGDAFVGVLAAGLAVGMGVQEATAVAVRQATRTVARRGAVRSYPTFEFD